The following proteins are co-located in the Gossypium hirsutum isolate 1008001.06 chromosome A02, Gossypium_hirsutum_v2.1, whole genome shotgun sequence genome:
- the LOC107944988 gene encoding AT-hook motif nuclear-localized protein 20 yields MANPWWVNQVSLQGMDPAGNSPGLDKRDLEISMNDMGKSRNNVGGDEEDDDRDTGDEPKEGAVEIGNRRPRGRPPGSKNKPKPPIFVTRDSPNALRSHVMEVASGSDVAESIAQFARRRQRGVCVLSGSGSVANVTLRQPAAPGAVVALQGRFEILSLTGAFLPGPAPPGSTGLTVYLAGGQGQVVGGSVVGSLVAAGPVMVIAATFANATYERLPVVEDEEETVSGGGGGHGDQIHGGATNSPPTIRSGGSGPQSGLLDPSSLPIYNLPPNLVSNGGTQLGHETYGWVHGRQPY; encoded by the coding sequence ATGGCGAATCCTTGGTGGGTTAATCAAGTGAGTTTACAAGGCATGGACCCGGCAGGTAATTCACCAGGGTTAGACAAGCGTGACCTTGAGATTTCAATGAACGACATGGGAAAAAGCAGAAACAACGTCGGAGGGGATGAAGAAGACGATGATAGGGACACCGGCGACGAGCCGAAAGAGGGTGCTGTCGAGATCGGTAACCGAAGACCAAGAGGCCGACCTCCAGGCTCCAAAAACAAGCCTAAACCGCCCATTTTCGTCACCAGGGACAGTCCAAACGCGCTCCGTAGTCACGTCATGGAAGTTGCAAGCGGCTCTGATGTCGCTGAAAGTATAGCCCAATTTGCTCGGAGACGACAACGTGGGGTTTGTGTGCTTAGCGGCAGTGGCTCCGTAGCAAACGTTACACTAAGACAACCGGCAGCACCTGGTGCTGTGGTTGCTCTTCAAGGAAGGTTCGAAATCTTGTCTTTGACTGGAGCTTTCTTGCCTGGACCAGCACCACCTGGCTCAACAGGGCTCACCGTATACCTAGCTGGCGGTCAAGGACAAGTCGTCGGCGGTAGCGTCGTCGGTTCACTAGTCGCAGCAGGGCCTGTTATGGTCATTGCAGCAACCTTTGCTAACGCAACTTACGAAAGACTGCCTGTagtagaagatgaagaagaaactGTCAGTGGTGGTGGTGGCGGCCATGGGGATCAGATCCACGGTGGAGCAACCAATTCTCCACCGACAATCAGAAGCGGCGGCAGCGGCCCGCAGTCAGGTCTGCTTGATCCATCTTCACTTCCAATATACAATTTGCCTCCTAATTTAGTCTCCAATGGAGGAACACAATTAGGGCATGAGACATATGGTTGGGTACATGGTCGACAGCCTTACTAA